One genomic region from Lineus longissimus chromosome 6, tnLinLong1.2, whole genome shotgun sequence encodes:
- the LOC135488927 gene encoding alpha-centractin codes for MESYDVIANQPVVIDNGSGVIKAGFAGDQVPKYHFPNFIGRPKHVRVMAGALEGDLFLGPKAEEHRGLLSIRYPMEHGIVKDWNDMERIWQYIYSKDQLQTFSEEHPVLLTEAPLNPRRNREKAGEIFFETFNVPALFISMQAVLSLYATGRTTGVVLDSGDGVTHAVPIYEGFAMPHSIMRVDLAGRDVTRYLQLLLRKEGHNFHTSAELEIVRTIKERACYLSINPQKEETLETEKSHYPLPDGSILEVGPAKFRAPELLFRPDLIGEEFEGLHEVLIYAIQKSDMDLRKTLYSNIVLSGGSTLFKGFGDRLLSEVKKLAPKDIKIRISAPQERLYSTWIGGSILASLDTFKKMWVSKREYDEEGPRAVHRKTF; via the exons ATGGAGTCGTATGATGTGATTGCTAACCAGCCGGTTGTAATTGATAAT GGTTCTGGTGTTATCAAAGCTGGCTTTGCTGGTGACCAAGTTCCCAAGTATCACTTCCCAAATTT TATTGGAAGGCCGAAACATGTGCGCGTCATGGCTGGTGCTCTTGAGGGAGACCTGTTCCTTGGACCCAAGGCAGAGGAGCACCGGGGCCTGCTGAGTATCCGTTACCCAATGGAACATGGCATTGTAAAGGACTGGAATGATATGGAGAGGATCTGGCAGTACATTTACTCCAAGGATCAGCTGCAGACATTCTCGGAAGAA CATCCAGTGCTACTGACAGAAGCTCCATTGAACCCACGGCGGAATAGAGAGAAAGCtggagagattttctttgagACGTTCAACGTACCAGCACTTTTCATCTCCATGCAAGCTGTACTTAGTTT ATATGCTACTGGCCGAACTACAGGTGTGGTTTTAGACTCTGGAGATGGCGTGACTCATGCTGTGCCGATATATGAAGGATTTGCTATGCCACACAGTATCATGCGGGTGGATCTTGCAGGCCGAGATGTGACGCGATACCTTCAACTGCTCCTTAGGAAAGAAGGACATAACTTCCATACTTCGGCAGAGTTAGAAATAGTCAGAACAATAAAAGAG aggGCATGTTACTTATCTATAAATCCACAAAAGGAAGAGACCTTAGAAACAGAGAAATCTCATTACCCACTTCCAGATGGTAGCATTTTAGAG GTTGGACCTGCCAAATTCCGTGCTCCTGAACTGTTATTCAGACCAGACCTTATTGGTGAAGAATTTGAAGGTCTCCATGAAGTTCTAATTTATGCCATACAGAAATCAGATATGGATCTTAGGAAAACGCTCTATTCTAACATTGTTTTATCAGGAGGGTCAACGCTTTTCAAAG GATTTGGTGACAGATTGCTTAGTGAAGTCAAGAAATTGGCACCAAAGGATATAAAAATCAGG ATATCAGCACCTCAAGAAAGATTATATTCTACATGGATAGG TGGATCTATCTTAGCATCATTAGATACATTCAAGAAGATGTGGGTCTCAAAGCGGGAATATGATGAAGAGGGTCCGCGGGCGGTCCACAGGAAAACGTTCTGA
- the LOC135489577 gene encoding suppressor of fused homolog isoform X1: MEEREGILAQTFPQMPVSVTPPGLEAIYSACRRLYPDQVNPLQVTAVMKYWRGGPDPLDYISMYANPGDASLNVPPHWHYVSFGLSDLHGDGRVHEGTGENGISGFGFELTMRLKRETGETAPPTWPASLMQALARYVFQSDNTLCCGDHVPWHSPLDGSESRIQHMVMAEDPQLKMIQTPFGSVNFVQIVGVCAEEIKAAQHWNGAGVIELLKSQPVAGGPWLISSMRRGETIFEIDPQLQERVDHGIEAEGSNLSGVSSKCSWEEGEGQNEENKDKENRVLVEGDRRGSTETVDRPRISAFESEQIKAALKKGLSTAKPPLPPIKSDTLDPHDNTHREHSRDNSRKESFDSNGSGDGPTELLRTRVIESINLKFNLEAGQLLPLALRGRLRHGRHFTFKSVMNDVAITLVSTSVVGSIADEQHPFAAHGPWLHILIAEDFIEEMLKDFECLSEPNEIDLPKVFSWPERKLSITVIPEEIPRG; the protein is encoded by the exons ATGGAGGAAAGAGAAGGGATTCTGGCTCAAACCTTCCCTCAAATGCCTGTTTCAGTCACCCCACCAGGACTGGAGGCAATATATTCAGCATGTAGACGCTTATACCCAGACCAGGTTAATCCCCTTCAAGTCACAGCGGTGATGAAATACTG GCGAGGAGGACCAGATCCCTTAGACTACATCAGTATGTATGCGAACCCTGGCGACGCCAGCCTCAATGTCCCCCCTCACTGGCACTATGTTAGTTTTGGGCTGTCTGATCTCCATGGTGATGGAAGAGTCCATGA AGGCACTGGGGAAAATGGCATTAGTGGGTTCGGCTTTGAATTGACGATGAGGTTGAAACGTGAGACTGGAGAGACGGCGCCACCTACATGGCCTGCTTCACTAATGCAAGCTTTGGCAAGATACGTCTTTCAGTCAG ATAATACCTTGTGTTGTGGCGACCATGTTCCCTGGCACAGTCCTTTGGATGGGTCAGAGTCTCGGATACAACATATGGTAATGGCAGAAGATCCTCAGTTGAAGATGATACAAACTCCTTTTGGATCTGTAAACTTTGTGCAG aTTGTTGGTGTATGTGCTGAAGAAATCAAAGCTGCACAGCATTGGAATGGTGCAGGAGTAATTGAGTTATTGAAGAGTCAGCCTGT AGCTGGTGGTCCATGGCTTATATCCAGTATGAGACGAGGCGAGACGATTTTTGAAATTGATCCTCAGTTACAG GAGAGAGTGGATCATGGCATCGAGGCCGAAGGCTCCAACCTGAGCGGTGTGAGCAGCAAATGTAGCTGGGAGGAAGGCGAAGGTCAGAATGAAGAGAATAAAGATAAAGAGAACAGGGTCTTGGTGGAGGGAGATCGCAGGGGTAGCACTGAAACTGTAGATAGGCCTCGCATCTCAGCTTTTG AATCGGAACAAATCAAAGCTGCATTGAAGAAAGGATTGAGTACAGCCAAACCACCACTACCGCCCATTAAATCAGATACTCTTGATCCCCATGATAATACACACAGAGAACA TTCACGGGACAATTCGAGAAAAGAATCCTTCGATAGTAACGGTAGTGGTGATGGTCCCACAGAGCTGCTGAGAACCAGGGTGATTGAGTCGATCAATCTCAAGTTTAACTTGGAGGCAGGACAGTTGTTACCACTAGCATTGAG GGGCCGATTAAGGCATGGACGTCATTTTACGTTTAAAAGTGTGATGAACGATGTAGCTATAACGCTAGTATCAACGAGTGTTGTCGGGTCCATAGCTGATGAGCAGCATCCCTTTGCTGCCCACGGACCATGGTTACATATTCTGATAGCAGAGGATTTTATTGAGGAGATGTTGAAAGATTTTGAATGCCTTTCCGAACCAAATGAG ATTGACCTTCCAAAGGTATTCAGCTGGCCAGAAAGAAAGCTGTCAATCACTGTGATTCCAGAGGAAATCCCAAGAGGATAA
- the LOC135489577 gene encoding suppressor of fused homolog isoform X2, giving the protein MEEREGILAQTFPQMPVSVTPPGLEAIYSACRRLYPDQVNPLQVTAVMKYWRGGPDPLDYISMYANPGDASLNVPPHWHYVSFGLSDLHGDGRVHEGTGENGISGFGFELTMRLKRETGETAPPTWPASLMQALARYVFQSDNTLCCGDHVPWHSPLDGSESRIQHMVMAEDPQLKMIQTPFGSVNFVQIVGVCAEEIKAAQHWNGAGVIELLKSQPVAGGPWLISSMRRGETIFEIDPQLQERVDHGIEAEGSNLSGVSSKCSWEEGEESEQIKAALKKGLSTAKPPLPPIKSDTLDPHDNTHREHSRDNSRKESFDSNGSGDGPTELLRTRVIESINLKFNLEAGQLLPLALRGRLRHGRHFTFKSVMNDVAITLVSTSVVGSIADEQHPFAAHGPWLHILIAEDFIEEMLKDFECLSEPNEIDLPKVFSWPERKLSITVIPEEIPRG; this is encoded by the exons ATGGAGGAAAGAGAAGGGATTCTGGCTCAAACCTTCCCTCAAATGCCTGTTTCAGTCACCCCACCAGGACTGGAGGCAATATATTCAGCATGTAGACGCTTATACCCAGACCAGGTTAATCCCCTTCAAGTCACAGCGGTGATGAAATACTG GCGAGGAGGACCAGATCCCTTAGACTACATCAGTATGTATGCGAACCCTGGCGACGCCAGCCTCAATGTCCCCCCTCACTGGCACTATGTTAGTTTTGGGCTGTCTGATCTCCATGGTGATGGAAGAGTCCATGA AGGCACTGGGGAAAATGGCATTAGTGGGTTCGGCTTTGAATTGACGATGAGGTTGAAACGTGAGACTGGAGAGACGGCGCCACCTACATGGCCTGCTTCACTAATGCAAGCTTTGGCAAGATACGTCTTTCAGTCAG ATAATACCTTGTGTTGTGGCGACCATGTTCCCTGGCACAGTCCTTTGGATGGGTCAGAGTCTCGGATACAACATATGGTAATGGCAGAAGATCCTCAGTTGAAGATGATACAAACTCCTTTTGGATCTGTAAACTTTGTGCAG aTTGTTGGTGTATGTGCTGAAGAAATCAAAGCTGCACAGCATTGGAATGGTGCAGGAGTAATTGAGTTATTGAAGAGTCAGCCTGT AGCTGGTGGTCCATGGCTTATATCCAGTATGAGACGAGGCGAGACGATTTTTGAAATTGATCCTCAGTTACAG GAGAGAGTGGATCATGGCATCGAGGCCGAAGGCTCCAACCTGAGCGGTGTGAGCAGCAAATGTAGCTGGGAGGAAGGCGAAG AATCGGAACAAATCAAAGCTGCATTGAAGAAAGGATTGAGTACAGCCAAACCACCACTACCGCCCATTAAATCAGATACTCTTGATCCCCATGATAATACACACAGAGAACA TTCACGGGACAATTCGAGAAAAGAATCCTTCGATAGTAACGGTAGTGGTGATGGTCCCACAGAGCTGCTGAGAACCAGGGTGATTGAGTCGATCAATCTCAAGTTTAACTTGGAGGCAGGACAGTTGTTACCACTAGCATTGAG GGGCCGATTAAGGCATGGACGTCATTTTACGTTTAAAAGTGTGATGAACGATGTAGCTATAACGCTAGTATCAACGAGTGTTGTCGGGTCCATAGCTGATGAGCAGCATCCCTTTGCTGCCCACGGACCATGGTTACATATTCTGATAGCAGAGGATTTTATTGAGGAGATGTTGAAAGATTTTGAATGCCTTTCCGAACCAAATGAG ATTGACCTTCCAAAGGTATTCAGCTGGCCAGAAAGAAAGCTGTCAATCACTGTGATTCCAGAGGAAATCCCAAGAGGATAA